One window of Desulfarculus baarsii DSM 2075 genomic DNA carries:
- the rsmH gene encoding 16S rRNA (cytosine(1402)-N(4))-methyltransferase RsmH, translated as MTAGHRPVLLAETLRAMQPKPGGIYVDGTLGAGGHAAAILEACGPTGRLLGLDRDAQALALATANLAGFDQARLRLTQASFDEIGQCLSAWGVAACDGILLDLGVSSMQLDQGQRGFSFMHDGPLDMRMGQSGPGAAELVADSDQNRLTAIFRDLGEEPLARRYAQAVIEARRQGPIVSTGRLAAVIEASTPAAVRRKSKIHPATRVFQALRLAVNDELGRLERFLAGAPAWLNPGGVLAVISYHSLEDRRVKRSLRAAANPCTCPPDLPRCVCGRRPLFDLPSHKAITPSAVEVAQNPRSRSARLRVAVRTEATT; from the coding sequence ATGACCGCCGGGCATCGGCCGGTGTTGCTGGCCGAGACCTTGCGGGCCATGCAACCAAAACCCGGCGGAATCTACGTCGACGGCACCCTGGGGGCCGGCGGGCACGCCGCGGCCATCCTCGAGGCCTGCGGCCCCACCGGCCGGCTGCTGGGCCTGGACCGCGACGCCCAGGCCCTGGCCCTGGCCACGGCCAACCTGGCCGGTTTCGACCAAGCGCGGCTGCGCCTGACCCAGGCTAGTTTCGACGAAATCGGCCAATGCCTGAGCGCCTGGGGCGTGGCGGCCTGCGACGGAATCTTGCTGGATTTGGGAGTCAGCTCCATGCAGTTGGATCAAGGCCAGCGGGGGTTTTCCTTCATGCACGACGGCCCACTGGACATGCGCATGGGCCAAAGCGGCCCGGGCGCCGCCGAATTGGTGGCCGACTCCGATCAGAACCGCCTGACGGCCATCTTCCGCGACCTGGGCGAGGAGCCCTTGGCCCGACGCTACGCCCAGGCCGTCATCGAGGCCCGCCGTCAGGGGCCCATCGTCAGCACCGGCCGTTTGGCCGCCGTCATCGAGGCCAGCACGCCGGCGGCCGTGCGCCGCAAAAGCAAGATCCATCCGGCCACCAGGGTCTTCCAGGCCCTGCGCCTGGCCGTCAACGACGAACTGGGCCGCCTGGAGCGCTTCCTGGCCGGCGCGCCGGCCTGGCTCAACCCCGGTGGCGTGCTGGCGGTGATCAGCTATCATTCGCTGGAGGATCGCCGGGTCAAACGCAGCCTGCGCGCGGCGGCCAACCCCTGCACCTGCCCGCCCGACCTGCCGCGTTGCGTCTGCGGCCGCCGGCCCCTGTTCGACCTGCCCAGCCACAAGGCCATCACGCCGTCGGCCGTCGAAGTGGCGCAAAACCCCCGATCCCGTTCGGCGCGCCTGCGCGTGGCCGTGCGCACCGAGGCGACGACATGA
- a CDS encoding chemotaxis protein CheA: MSGHNEVIGSLLDEMASEVMILEAGDLMAYGEFLSHLERLEIVCEGGGDSALTRLVGALKAHMEGMILGEVADQEGGLELARQGVSVAQGLLRGEAADAEVGAYMASPCLAARARSADAPPVAAPPAAAPPAPAQPEEAGLGEPPDLADDDIEFLPDAPDLGPTAEPEPQLINDEDMELLTGFVNEALEHLESIEVNALVLEDSPQDVEALNAVFRPFHTIKGVSGFLNLTDINHLAHALENLLDKARAMELVVDSVAIDVILGGVDFLRQMIEESLAAANERRARRAFDTSELEARVEALLSGQAPAPAPAAAPAPEPEPVEPLKLGEVLVGKRVVSPEDMDEALETQRQKKPDKHLGEILVAQGKAQPDQVAEGLRAQKAMTQGAQVMAAQEVKIDTQKLDNLLDMVGELVIAQSMVQANPHVQAISDRKLHTDLGQLARITTELQKSTMSMRMIPIRQTFQKMVRVVRDTAKKRGKKVRLELVNEDTEIDRNMVEKFYDPLMHMVRNSVDHGIEDPEERQKIGKPEEGAVRLSAYHKGGSVCIEIADDGRGLDRDKIARKAVERGLIASDDDMTDQEVYALIMRAGFSTAEQITDISGRGVGMDVVQRTIDELRGKIEIQSTLGEGTILTIALPLTLAIIDGMVVKVGPERFILPTISVAESLRPARADYTTVQGKGEMIIIRGNLLPLVRLHEIVGIEPDHRQPWEGLVVVVEHHGHRRCLMVDQLVGRQEVVIKSLGESLKDVKVAAGGAIMGDGRVSLILDVEGVFKSHEGRRA, from the coding sequence ATGTCCGGGCATAACGAAGTGATCGGCTCCCTCCTCGACGAAATGGCCTCCGAAGTGATGATCCTCGAAGCCGGGGATCTGATGGCCTATGGCGAATTCCTCTCTCACCTGGAGCGGCTGGAGATCGTCTGCGAAGGCGGCGGCGACTCGGCCCTGACGCGCTTGGTCGGCGCGCTCAAGGCCCACATGGAGGGCATGATCCTGGGCGAGGTCGCCGATCAGGAAGGCGGCCTGGAGTTGGCCCGCCAAGGCGTCAGCGTGGCCCAGGGCCTGCTGCGCGGCGAGGCCGCCGACGCCGAGGTCGGCGCCTACATGGCCAGCCCCTGCCTGGCCGCCAGGGCCAGGTCCGCCGACGCGCCGCCGGTCGCCGCGCCACCCGCCGCCGCGCCGCCGGCCCCGGCCCAGCCCGAGGAAGCCGGCCTGGGCGAGCCGCCCGATCTGGCCGACGACGACATAGAATTCCTGCCCGACGCCCCCGACCTGGGCCCCACCGCCGAGCCCGAGCCCCAGTTGATCAACGACGAGGACATGGAGCTGCTGACGGGCTTTGTCAACGAAGCCCTGGAGCACCTGGAGTCCATCGAGGTCAACGCCCTGGTGCTGGAGGATTCGCCCCAGGACGTCGAGGCCCTCAACGCGGTGTTTCGGCCCTTCCACACCATCAAGGGCGTCAGCGGCTTTTTGAACCTCACCGACATCAACCACCTGGCCCACGCCCTGGAAAACCTGCTGGACAAGGCCCGGGCCATGGAGCTTGTCGTCGACAGCGTGGCCATCGACGTCATATTGGGCGGCGTGGATTTCCTGCGCCAGATGATCGAGGAGTCGCTGGCGGCGGCCAACGAGCGCCGCGCCAGGCGGGCCTTTGACACCTCGGAGCTGGAGGCCCGCGTCGAGGCGTTGCTTTCCGGCCAGGCCCCGGCCCCGGCCCCGGCCGCCGCGCCGGCCCCCGAGCCCGAACCGGTCGAGCCGCTCAAGCTGGGCGAGGTGTTGGTGGGCAAACGCGTGGTCAGCCCCGAGGACATGGACGAGGCCCTGGAGACCCAGCGTCAGAAAAAGCCCGACAAGCACCTGGGCGAGATCCTGGTGGCGCAGGGCAAGGCCCAGCCCGACCAGGTGGCCGAGGGCCTGCGCGCCCAGAAGGCCATGACCCAGGGCGCCCAGGTCATGGCCGCCCAGGAAGTCAAGATCGACACGCAAAAGCTCGACAACCTCCTGGACATGGTTGGCGAGCTGGTCATCGCCCAATCGATGGTCCAGGCCAATCCCCACGTCCAGGCCATCAGCGATCGCAAGCTGCACACCGACCTGGGCCAGTTGGCGCGCATCACCACCGAGCTGCAAAAATCGACCATGAGCATGCGCATGATCCCCATCCGCCAGACGTTTCAGAAGATGGTGCGGGTGGTGCGCGACACGGCCAAGAAACGCGGCAAGAAGGTGCGCCTGGAGCTGGTCAACGAAGACACCGAGATCGACCGCAACATGGTCGAGAAATTCTATGATCCGCTGATGCACATGGTGCGCAACTCGGTCGATCACGGCATCGAAGACCCCGAGGAGCGCCAGAAGATCGGCAAGCCCGAGGAGGGCGCGGTCCGCTTGAGCGCCTATCACAAGGGCGGCAGCGTTTGCATCGAGATCGCCGACGACGGTCGCGGCCTGGACCGCGACAAGATCGCCCGCAAGGCCGTCGAGCGGGGTCTGATCGCCTCCGACGACGACATGACCGACCAGGAGGTTTACGCCCTGATCATGCGGGCGGGCTTTTCCACCGCCGAGCAGATCACCGACATCTCCGGCCGTGGCGTGGGCATGGACGTGGTCCAGCGCACCATCGATGAACTGCGCGGCAAGATCGAGATCCAATCGACCCTGGGCGAGGGCACCATCCTCACCATCGCCCTGCCGCTGACGCTGGCCATCATCGACGGCATGGTGGTCAAGGTCGGTCCCGAGCGCTTCATTTTGCCCACCATCAGCGTGGCCGAATCCCTGCGGCCCGCCCGCGCCGACTACACCACCGTCCAGGGCAAGGGCGAGATGATCATCATTCGCGGCAACCTGCTGCCGCTGGTGCGCCTGCACGAGATCGTGGGCATCGAGCCCGATCACCGCCAGCCCTGGGAGGGCCTGGTGGTGGTGGTCGAGCACCACGGCCATCGCCGCTGCCTGATGGTCGACCAGTTGGTGGGCCGCCAGGAGGTGGTCATCAAGTCGTT
- a CDS encoding UDP-N-acetylmuramoyl-L-alanyl-D-glutamate--2,6-diaminopimelate ligase: protein MHFDQLTRLIGPESLLGHAPTAELTGVCCDSRQAGPGMVFVAVVGHSADGHAYVAAAAAAGATAAVVQRPVEADIAQIVVPDSRLALSALADEFAGRPSQRLKLVGVTGTNGKTTICHLARAIMAQRWPTGMIGTVETCFAQVRRPAAMTTPDAVTLQKTLAEMLANGVEAAAMEVSSHALDQHRADHCRFDVGLFTNLSRDHLDYHPDMADYFRAKRLLFTELLPWSARQGKRPVSVICLDDDHGRVLADQARGTGLALLTYGLAPGADVGGRVLAGGVDGMTVRIDHPGGSLEFHSRLVGRYNLQNIVGAAAVGLALGLSPEEIKAGLEGVAGVPGRLQRVPGPDRSPAVFVDYAHSPEAIAAALAVLRPLCAGRLICVFGAGGDRDKGKRPLMGRAAGQAADFCVLTSDNPRTEDPMAIIDMVEAGLVESEARRCDNPAAGQRAYAVEADRAAAIAMAIQAAGPADVVLIAGKGHEDYQIIGRVKRHFDDREQALTAMTAKAARLGEQ, encoded by the coding sequence ATGCATTTTGACCAACTGACGCGCCTGATCGGGCCCGAATCGCTCCTGGGCCATGCGCCGACGGCCGAACTGACCGGCGTCTGCTGCGATTCGCGCCAGGCCGGGCCGGGCATGGTCTTCGTGGCCGTCGTCGGCCACAGCGCCGATGGCCACGCCTATGTGGCGGCGGCGGCGGCGGCCGGGGCGACGGCGGCCGTGGTCCAGCGGCCAGTGGAGGCCGACATCGCCCAAATCGTCGTCCCCGACAGCCGGCTGGCCCTCTCGGCCCTGGCCGACGAGTTCGCCGGCCGGCCCAGCCAACGCCTCAAGCTGGTGGGCGTCACCGGCACCAACGGCAAGACGACCATCTGCCACCTGGCCAGGGCGATCATGGCCCAGCGTTGGCCCACGGGCATGATCGGCACCGTCGAGACCTGCTTCGCCCAGGTGCGCCGGCCCGCGGCCATGACCACCCCCGACGCCGTGACCCTGCAAAAGACCCTGGCCGAGATGCTGGCCAACGGCGTGGAGGCGGCGGCCATGGAGGTCAGCAGCCACGCCCTGGATCAACACCGGGCCGATCACTGCCGCTTCGACGTGGGGCTGTTCACCAACCTCAGCCGCGACCACCTGGACTATCACCCCGACATGGCCGACTATTTCCGGGCCAAGCGCCTGTTGTTCACCGAGCTTCTGCCCTGGTCGGCCCGCCAGGGCAAGCGGCCGGTCTCGGTGATCTGCCTCGACGATGATCACGGCCGCGTGCTGGCCGATCAGGCCAGGGGCACGGGGCTGGCCCTGCTGACCTACGGCCTGGCCCCCGGCGCGGACGTGGGCGGCCGCGTGCTGGCCGGCGGGGTCGACGGCATGACGGTGCGCATCGATCACCCCGGCGGGTCGCTGGAGTTTCACTCGCGCCTGGTGGGCCGCTACAATCTGCAAAACATCGTCGGCGCGGCGGCGGTGGGCCTGGCTCTGGGGCTTTCGCCCGAGGAAATCAAGGCCGGCCTGGAGGGCGTGGCCGGCGTGCCTGGCCGGCTGCAACGCGTCCCTGGGCCTGACCGTTCGCCGGCGGTTTTTGTCGACTACGCCCACTCGCCCGAGGCCATCGCCGCGGCCCTGGCCGTGTTGCGGCCGCTCTGCGCCGGCCGCTTGATCTGCGTCTTCGGGGCCGGTGGCGACCGCGACAAGGGCAAGCGGCCCCTGATGGGCCGCGCCGCCGGGCAGGCCGCCGACTTCTGCGTGTTGACCAGCGACAACCCGCGCACCGAAGACCCCATGGCCATAATCGACATGGTCGAGGCCGGGCTAGTTGAAAGCGAGGCCCGGCGGTGCGACAATCCCGCCGCCGGCCAGAGGGCCTACGCCGTCGAAGCCGACCGCGCCGCGGCCATCGCCATGGCCATCCAGGCGGCCGGGCCAGCGGACGTGGTGCTCATCGCCGGCAAGGGACACGAGGATTACCAGATTATCGGCCGCGTCAAGCGGCATTTCGACGACCGCGAACAAGCCTTGACGGCCATGACCGCCAAGGCCGCGCGCCTGGGAGAACAATAG
- a CDS encoding UDP-N-acetylmuramoyl-tripeptide--D-alanyl-D-alanine ligase, translating into MPALDAQFVIAATGAELTGQAPAQAMAGVCTDSRTIAPGQLFVALKGENFDGHDFVEKALQAGAAAALVERGFNPTAAGQCLLRVDDTTKALGRLAAAWRAALPARIVAVTGSNGKTSTKEMIAQVLGQRFEVHKTKGNLNNHIGLPLTLLALRPEHQVCVAEMGMNAPGEIAYLAAIARPDVAVITNVGPAHLGPLGSIEAVAAAKAELFQALGPEAVAAVNLDDPLLAPWADKLPCRVITFGLDPKAQARARDVSAFGSRQAFTMEIGDQPAERVRLAAPGLHNVRNALAAAAVGAGLGLEAWQIKDGVEAFTPTKGRLENVFTKGGPLLIDDTYNANPASVAAGLQSLAALSKWGKGHGLIMGDMGELGPEAPRLHRQVGRQAVEFGCKFVLAVGQMADEVVAGAREAGLAAPKALAFAEVDQLIDASPRVIGEGWTVLVKGSRAARMERVIQRLQEVDWENA; encoded by the coding sequence GTGCCCGCGCTGGACGCACAATTCGTCATCGCCGCCACCGGGGCGGAATTGACCGGCCAAGCGCCGGCCCAGGCCATGGCCGGCGTCTGCACCGACAGCCGGACCATCGCCCCCGGCCAGCTTTTTGTCGCCCTGAAGGGCGAAAACTTCGATGGCCACGATTTCGTGGAAAAGGCCTTGCAAGCCGGCGCGGCCGCCGCCCTGGTCGAGCGCGGCTTCAACCCGACCGCCGCCGGCCAATGCCTGCTGCGCGTCGACGACACCACCAAGGCCCTGGGCCGCTTGGCCGCCGCCTGGCGCGCGGCCCTGCCGGCGCGGATCGTGGCCGTCACCGGCTCCAACGGCAAGACCAGCACCAAGGAAATGATCGCCCAGGTGCTGGGCCAGCGCTTCGAGGTCCACAAGACCAAGGGCAACCTGAACAACCACATCGGCCTGCCGCTGACCCTGCTGGCCCTGCGGCCCGAGCACCAGGTCTGCGTGGCCGAGATGGGCATGAACGCCCCCGGCGAGATCGCCTATCTGGCCGCCATCGCCCGGCCCGACGTGGCCGTGATCACCAACGTCGGCCCGGCCCACCTGGGGCCCTTGGGCTCCATCGAGGCCGTGGCTGCGGCCAAGGCCGAGCTGTTCCAGGCCCTGGGGCCCGAGGCCGTGGCCGCCGTCAACCTGGACGACCCCCTGCTGGCCCCCTGGGCCGACAAACTGCCCTGCCGCGTGATCACCTTCGGGCTGGATCCCAAGGCCCAGGCGCGGGCTCGCGATGTTTCGGCCTTTGGCAGCCGCCAGGCCTTCACCATGGAGATCGGCGACCAACCGGCCGAACGGGTGCGCCTAGCCGCGCCGGGCCTGCACAACGTGCGTAACGCCCTGGCCGCCGCCGCCGTGGGCGCGGGCCTGGGTTTGGAAGCCTGGCAGATCAAGGACGGCGTGGAGGCCTTCACCCCGACCAAGGGCCGGCTGGAGAACGTCTTCACCAAAGGCGGACCGCTGCTCATCGACGACACCTACAACGCCAACCCGGCCTCGGTGGCCGCCGGGCTCCAGTCCTTGGCCGCCCTGTCCAAGTGGGGCAAAGGCCATGGCTTGATCATGGGCGATATGGGCGAGCTTGGCCCCGAGGCCCCGCGCCTGCATCGCCAGGTGGGCCGCCAGGCCGTGGAGTTTGGCTGCAAGTTCGTGCTGGCGGTGGGGCAAATGGCCGACGAGGTCGTGGCCGGGGCCCGTGAGGCCGGCCTGGCCGCGCCCAAGGCCCTGGCCTTCGCCGAGGTCGACCAATTGATCGACGCCAGCCCGCGCGTCATCGGCGAGGGCTGGACGGTGCTGGTCAAGGGCTCACGGGCCGCGCGCATGGAGCGCGTCATCCAGCGCCTGCAGGAAGTCGACTGGGAGAACGCCTGA
- the mraZ gene encoding division/cell wall cluster transcriptional repressor MraZ, which yields MFTGSSTHSIDAKGRLAIPAGFRDALSVSGDDKLILTTLPNADHYLVCYPVEDWRNLADKISRLPELNPSVQAIKRRFFGNANECPLDKQGRILIPPRLRQKAGLESKAVLVGAQSYFEVWDEERWEQEERRLAAADIGAAMAELGV from the coding sequence ATGTTCACCGGCTCGTCAACACACAGCATCGACGCCAAAGGCAGGCTGGCCATCCCGGCCGGCTTCCGCGACGCCTTGAGCGTCAGCGGCGACGACAAGCTGATCTTGACCACCCTGCCCAACGCCGATCACTACCTGGTCTGCTATCCCGTCGAGGACTGGCGCAACCTGGCCGACAAGATCTCCCGCCTACCCGAACTCAACCCCAGCGTCCAGGCCATCAAGCGGCGCTTTTTCGGCAACGCCAACGAGTGCCCGCTGGACAAGCAAGGCCGCATCCTGATCCCGCCTCGGCTGCGCCAAAAGGCCGGCCTGGAATCCAAGGCCGTGCTGGTGGGGGCGCAAAGCTATTTCGAGGTTTGGGACGAGGAGCGCTGGGAGCAGGAGGAGCGGCGCCTGGCGGCCGCCGACATCGGCGCGGCCATGGCGGAGTTGGGGGTTTAG
- a CDS encoding HU family DNA-binding protein — protein sequence MAGKPMTKAEMIDKIASKADISKRAAKDALEAFVEICRDEVMAGGTIRVAGLGTFSLKESAPRQGVNPATRKPIEITAKKRMAFKMSAQVRDMLN from the coding sequence ATGGCTGGGAAACCGATGACCAAGGCGGAGATGATCGACAAGATCGCCAGCAAGGCCGACATTTCCAAGCGTGCGGCCAAGGACGCTTTGGAAGCTTTTGTCGAGATCTGCCGCGACGAGGTCATGGCCGGCGGCACGATCCGCGTGGCCGGGCTTGGCACTTTCAGCCTCAAAGAGTCCGCTCCTCGGCAGGGCGTGAACCCGGCGACGCGCAAGCCCATCGAGATCACGGCCAAAAAGCGCATGGCTTTCAAGATGAGCGCTCAAGTTCGCGACATGCTCAACTAA
- a CDS encoding cell division protein FtsL, which produces MSISVRKNNLRRPDKAPARNILLRPALFMLVLGTCAAIFYAYASARSLETSYRLSRALEQQRELREVGRRLRVELGNLRSPQRLEQAAQRAALNPPLPSQMRELP; this is translated from the coding sequence ATGAGCATCAGCGTGCGCAAAAACAACCTGCGCCGGCCCGACAAGGCCCCGGCACGCAATATTCTGTTGCGGCCGGCGCTGTTCATGCTGGTCCTGGGCACCTGCGCGGCGATCTTCTACGCCTATGCCTCGGCCCGTTCGCTGGAGACATCCTACCGCCTCAGCCGGGCCCTGGAACAGCAGCGCGAACTGCGCGAGGTCGGCCGCCGCCTGCGCGTGGAGCTTGGCAACCTGCGCTCGCCCCAGCGCCTGGAGCAGGCCGCCCAGCGCGCCGCGCTCAATCCGCCCCTGCCCAGCCAGATGCGGGAGCTGCCATGA
- the mraY gene encoding phospho-N-acetylmuramoyl-pentapeptide-transferase, producing the protein MLYHLLYPLRDVFVGFNVFRYITFRTIYAAITALVIAWALGPWIIAKLQQMQIGQHIRKLGPESHQAKAGTPTMGGVLILFSVAVSVLLWGDLGNFFLWMALLVTYGFGAVGFADDYLKKVRKSNEGGLSSRTKFLALTAVAAVAAVALYLHPGYSTKLAVPFLKFVVPDLGWGYVPLAMFILVGASNAVNLTDGLDGLAAGPVLIAMGTYLILSYLAGNIKSAEYLQIFYVHGVGELAVFCGAVVGAVLGFLWYNAYPAQVFMGDTGSLSLGGALGVVALCTKHEILLALVGGLFVVEALSVIMQVGFFKLTGGKRIFRMAPLHHHFELKGWPEPKVIVRFWIISIILGLLALSTLKLR; encoded by the coding sequence ATGCTATACCACCTGCTATATCCCCTGCGGGACGTCTTCGTCGGCTTCAACGTCTTCCGCTACATCACTTTCCGCACCATCTACGCGGCCATCACCGCCCTGGTCATCGCCTGGGCGCTGGGCCCGTGGATCATCGCCAAGCTGCAACAGATGCAGATCGGCCAGCATATCCGCAAGCTGGGCCCCGAAAGCCATCAGGCCAAGGCCGGCACGCCGACCATGGGCGGGGTGCTGATCTTGTTTTCGGTGGCGGTCTCGGTGCTGCTGTGGGGCGATCTGGGCAATTTCTTCTTGTGGATGGCCCTGCTGGTGACCTACGGCTTCGGCGCGGTGGGCTTTGCCGATGATTACCTGAAAAAAGTGCGCAAGAGCAACGAGGGCGGCCTGAGTTCGCGCACCAAGTTCCTGGCGCTGACCGCCGTGGCCGCCGTGGCCGCCGTGGCCCTTTACCTCCACCCCGGCTACAGCACCAAACTGGCCGTGCCGTTTTTGAAGTTCGTGGTGCCCGATCTGGGCTGGGGCTACGTGCCGCTGGCCATGTTCATCTTGGTTGGCGCATCCAACGCCGTCAACCTCACCGACGGCCTGGACGGCTTGGCCGCCGGCCCGGTGCTGATCGCCATGGGCACCTACCTGATCCTCAGCTATCTGGCCGGCAACATCAAAAGCGCCGAATATCTGCAAATATTCTACGTGCATGGCGTGGGCGAGCTGGCGGTGTTCTGCGGGGCGGTGGTCGGGGCGGTGTTGGGTTTTCTGTGGTACAACGCCTATCCGGCCCAGGTCTTCATGGGCGACACGGGCTCGCTGTCGCTGGGCGGAGCGCTGGGCGTGGTGGCCCTTTGCACCAAGCATGAGATCCTGCTGGCGCTGGTGGGCGGCCTGTTCGTGGTCGAGGCCCTGAGCGTGATCATGCAGGTGGGTTTTTTCAAGCTCACCGGCGGCAAGCGCATCTTTCGCATGGCCCCGTTGCACCATCACTTCGAGCTCAAGGGCTGGCCCGAGCCCAAGGTGATCGTGCGCTTCTGGATCATCTCGATCATCCTGGGCCTGCTGGCCCTTAGCACGCTGAAATTGAGGTGA
- a CDS encoding penicillin-binding protein produces MRPRQTNYSSWLRVRLVALGVFFLVVFLALVARAVDLQLFERQRLRDIAERESIRQVDLSPRRGIIFDRNHEELAVSIDTDSIYANPLGIADPARHARLLAPVLGQPAGELAKRLGAERAFVWLARRVSPEVAEKTRQLGLDEIYILREPKRIYPYSDLACHVLGFSGLDARGLEGLERSQDQILRGQAKSLTSVRDALGRTIHLTPEALLNPPEGNHLILTLDKQIQYATERYLAEAVTKHRAKAGQAIVMSPQTGEILAMASTPAFNPNAFDKYAKDAYRNRAITDLYEPGSTFKAFVAAAALASHRVSLSQTFDCEHGQWRIGGRIIHDTHPYGMLRLAEIVKVSSNIGAAKVAQAIGAEGMYAMLRNFGFGQPTGVDLPGEARGVLRPARTWRPVEMANIAFGQGVSVTAIQMVQAFAAVANGGVMMRPHVIQAVLDKHHQVVRETRPQMVRRVMSQDEARELTRMLMSVTEDGGTGTLARVGPFAVAGKTGTAQKVNPGGGYSKTDYMSSFIGFAPAEDPKAVVMVLLDTPRGQYYGGVVAGPAFSRIARVALSEMGVFEMAAQGQPNAPQAKGPAQFAQSPPPARPASLAQARQALAQGATPDLGGLSLRQVLRLAADAHCPVTAQGWGRVVRQSPTPGAKLSPGGLSVQLAPTHGGA; encoded by the coding sequence ATGAGGCCCAGGCAAACCAACTACTCCAGTTGGCTGCGCGTGCGCCTGGTGGCGCTGGGCGTATTCTTCCTGGTGGTTTTCTTGGCGCTGGTGGCCCGGGCCGTTGACCTACAGTTGTTCGAGCGCCAACGCCTGCGCGACATCGCCGAGCGCGAATCGATTCGCCAGGTCGACCTGTCACCCCGCCGGGGCATCATTTTCGACCGCAACCACGAGGAACTGGCCGTCAGCATCGACACCGACAGCATCTACGCCAACCCCCTGGGCATCGCCGACCCCGCGCGTCACGCCCGGTTGCTGGCCCCTGTCCTCGGTCAGCCGGCCGGCGAGCTGGCCAAACGCCTGGGCGCCGAGCGGGCCTTTGTCTGGCTGGCCCGCCGCGTCAGCCCCGAAGTGGCCGAAAAAACACGCCAGCTTGGTCTGGACGAAATCTACATCCTCCGCGAACCCAAACGGATTTATCCCTATTCCGACCTGGCCTGCCACGTGCTGGGCTTTTCGGGCCTGGACGCCAGAGGCCTGGAGGGCCTGGAGCGCAGCCAAGATCAGATCCTGCGCGGCCAGGCCAAGAGCCTGACCAGCGTGCGCGACGCCCTGGGCCGAACCATCCACCTGACCCCCGAGGCCCTGCTCAACCCGCCCGAGGGCAATCATCTGATCCTGACCCTGGACAAGCAGATTCAATACGCCACCGAGCGCTATCTGGCCGAGGCCGTGACCAAGCATCGGGCCAAGGCCGGCCAAGCCATCGTCATGTCGCCCCAGACCGGCGAAATCCTGGCCATGGCCTCGACCCCGGCCTTCAATCCCAACGCCTTCGACAAATACGCCAAGGACGCCTATCGCAACCGGGCCATCACCGACTTGTACGAACCGGGCTCGACCTTCAAGGCCTTCGTGGCCGCCGCGGCCCTGGCCAGCCACCGCGTCAGCCTGAGTCAGACTTTCGACTGCGAACACGGTCAGTGGCGCATTGGCGGCCGGATCATCCACGACACCCATCCCTACGGCATGCTGCGCCTGGCCGAGATCGTCAAGGTCTCCTCCAACATCGGCGCGGCCAAGGTGGCCCAGGCCATCGGCGCCGAGGGCATGTACGCGATGTTGCGCAACTTCGGCTTCGGCCAGCCCACCGGCGTCGACCTGCCCGGCGAGGCCCGTGGCGTGCTGCGGCCGGCCCGCACGTGGCGGCCGGTGGAGATGGCCAACATCGCCTTTGGCCAAGGCGTGTCGGTGACGGCCATCCAGATGGTCCAGGCCTTCGCCGCCGTGGCCAACGGCGGGGTGATGATGCGGCCCCACGTGATTCAGGCCGTGCTGGACAAGCACCACCAGGTCGTGCGCGAGACCAGGCCCCAGATGGTGCGCCGGGTCATGAGCCAGGACGAGGCCCGCGAACTGACGCGCATGCTCATGTCAGTGACCGAGGACGGCGGCACCGGCACCCTGGCCCGGGTGGGGCCCTTCGCCGTGGCCGGCAAGACCGGCACGGCCCAGAAGGTCAACCCCGGCGGCGGCTATTCCAAAACCGACTACATGTCCAGTTTCATCGGTTTCGCCCCGGCCGAAGACCCCAAGGCCGTGGTCATGGTCCTGCTGGACACGCCGCGCGGCCAATATTACGGCGGCGTGGTGGCCGGGCCGGCCTTTTCGCGGATCGCCCGCGTGGCCCTCAGCGAGATGGGCGTCTTCGAGATGGCCGCCCAGGGCCAGCCCAACGCCCCGCAGGCCAAGGGCCCGGCCCAGTTCGCCCAGAGTCCGCCGCCGGCCCGGCCAGCCTCGCTGGCCCAGGCCCGCCAGGCCCTGGCCCAGGGCGCCACGCCCGATCTGGGCGGGCTGAGCCTGCGCCAGGTGCTGCGCCTGGCCGCCGACGCCCACTGCCCGGTCACGGCCCAGGGTTGGGGCCGGGTCGTGCGGCAGTCACCCACGCCCGGCGCAAAGCTCTCGCCCGGCGGCCTGAGCGTCCAATTGGCCCCGACCCATGGAGGCGCGTGA